A single genomic interval of Adhaeribacter pallidiroseus harbors:
- a CDS encoding AMP-dependent synthetase/ligase, whose translation MLQITRAFDILSYQLQKYPQPDCLTAKINDTWQKQSTQEVVDAVNQFSLGLLALGFNKGDKIALVSFNRPEWIIADLGVQQIGAVSVPLYPTITEDDYRYIFKEAEVKLILVSDEKLYKKVSAATAQIEGIQGIYSFDHLPQVTHWSEIARQAREADLDRLKSLKAAVTAEDLFTIIYTSGTTGNPKGVMLTHNNIVSNYKSCQPYVPVNSQHRALSFLPLCHIYERMLSVLYMAEGVSIYYAESIEKVAENLREVKPHVFATVPRLLEKVYDKIVAKGKELTGIKKNLFFWALELGLKYDVRGRNAWYDAQLALANKLIFNKWREALGGNVIAIVSGGAALQPRLARVFGAAQIRVMEGYGLTETSPVIAVNRHNPEDHMIGTVGPPVDNIEVKIAETDGEILTRSASVMKGYYKHPELTAEVISADGWFHTGDIGEMVEGKYLKITDRKKEMFKTSGGKYIAPQLIENKLKESILIEQVMVIGDGRKFASALIVPSSPDLREWCRLHNITYTTDAEMIKHPDVQAKFDQEVKKYNAHFAQWEQIKRHELMPKPWTIDSGELTAKLSLKRKVILHNNQELIEKIY comes from the coding sequence ATGCTGCAAATAACCCGAGCCTTTGATATTTTATCCTATCAATTACAAAAATATCCGCAACCTGATTGCCTGACGGCCAAAATAAACGATACCTGGCAAAAGCAAAGCACGCAGGAAGTAGTGGACGCCGTAAACCAATTTAGTTTGGGTTTGCTGGCCTTGGGTTTTAACAAAGGCGATAAAATTGCATTGGTTTCTTTTAACCGTCCCGAGTGGATTATTGCGGATTTAGGCGTGCAGCAGATTGGGGCCGTAAGTGTGCCTTTGTACCCCACCATTACCGAAGACGATTACCGCTATATTTTTAAGGAGGCCGAGGTAAAACTGATTCTGGTTTCGGATGAAAAACTGTACAAGAAAGTAAGCGCGGCTACCGCTCAGATAGAAGGGATTCAGGGCATTTATTCGTTCGATCACTTGCCGCAGGTAACGCACTGGTCCGAAATCGCGCGCCAGGCTCGGGAAGCCGATTTGGATCGTTTAAAATCGCTGAAAGCAGCGGTTACCGCCGAAGATTTGTTTACCATTATTTACACTTCCGGCACCACGGGAAATCCCAAGGGCGTTATGCTCACGCATAACAATATTGTGAGTAATTATAAGTCGTGCCAGCCGTACGTGCCGGTAAATAGCCAACACCGGGCCTTAAGTTTTTTGCCGCTTTGCCATATTTACGAACGCATGTTATCGGTGCTGTACATGGCCGAAGGTGTCAGTATTTACTACGCCGAAAGCATTGAAAAAGTAGCCGAAAACTTACGCGAGGTGAAACCCCACGTATTTGCTACCGTACCCCGTTTGCTCGAAAAAGTGTACGATAAAATTGTAGCCAAAGGCAAAGAGCTAACCGGCATTAAGAAAAATTTATTTTTCTGGGCTTTAGAGTTAGGTTTAAAATACGATGTACGGGGCCGTAATGCCTGGTACGATGCTCAACTGGCCTTGGCCAATAAACTTATTTTTAATAAATGGCGCGAAGCTTTGGGCGGGAACGTGATTGCCATTGTATCGGGGGGCGCCGCTTTGCAGCCCCGGTTAGCCCGGGTATTTGGGGCCGCGCAAATCCGGGTGATGGAAGGATACGGTCTCACCGAAACTTCGCCGGTAATTGCCGTAAACCGCCACAATCCCGAGGACCACATGATTGGCACCGTGGGCCCACCGGTTGATAACATCGAAGTAAAAATAGCCGAAACCGACGGTGAAATACTAACCCGCAGCGCCAGCGTGATGAAAGGGTACTACAAACACCCCGAACTTACCGCTGAAGTAATTAGTGCCGACGGCTGGTTTCATACCGGCGATATTGGCGAAATGGTGGAGGGTAAGTATTTGAAAATTACCGACCGCAAAAAAGAAATGTTTAAAACCTCCGGTGGTAAATACATTGCCCCGCAGCTTATCGAAAATAAATTAAAAGAATCTATATTAATTGAGCAGGTGATGGTAATCGGCGACGGTCGTAAGTTTGCTTCCGCGTTGATTGTGCCCTCGTCTCCGGATTTACGGGAATGGTGCCGCTTGCACAACATAACCTATACCACCGATGCCGAGATGATTAAGCACCCCGACGTGCAAGCCAAATTTGACCAGGAAGTAAAAAAATACAACGCGCACTTTGCCCAGTGGGAACAAATAAAACGCCACGAACTCATGCCTAAACCCTGGACGATTGATAGTGGCGAATTAACGGCCAAATTAAGCCTCAAGCGCAAAGTAATTTTGCACAATAATCAGGAGCTTATCGAAAAAATATATTAG
- a CDS encoding IS5 family transposase, translating into MPKKKLKFTRQHFCALTTAQRQVIKEIIDNGRKRKHNLLEVVQAILRITRTGLQWRNLEGAYPPWPVVYYYFRKWQADGTWAQVLTALVRKERQRQKREEQASAVAVDSQSVKKASFISLETGIDGGKNVNGRKRHLAVDTLGLPLALHVSSAQEHDGQAGVELLWQLEQASNRLTLIRADQAYSGYFKDCAQLYEWSVEITQKPESQRGFVPQKGRWQVERSFAWLNFFRRLSKDYEKTTASSLCFLQLAFIDMLLARVPN; encoded by the coding sequence ATGCCGAAGAAGAAACTAAAGTTTACCCGTCAGCACTTCTGTGCGTTGACTACTGCCCAAAGGCAAGTTATAAAAGAAATTATTGACAATGGCCGGAAACGTAAACATAATTTGTTGGAGGTAGTGCAAGCCATTCTACGGATTACCCGTACTGGCCTGCAATGGCGGAACTTGGAAGGAGCTTATCCGCCCTGGCCAGTAGTGTATTACTACTTTCGCAAGTGGCAAGCCGATGGTACTTGGGCCCAAGTGTTAACCGCCTTGGTGAGAAAGGAGCGCCAAAGGCAAAAACGAGAGGAGCAAGCCTCGGCCGTGGCCGTGGATAGTCAGAGCGTGAAGAAAGCCAGTTTTATTTCCCTGGAAACAGGGATAGATGGCGGTAAAAACGTGAATGGGCGCAAACGGCATCTAGCCGTGGACACGTTGGGCTTACCGCTGGCCCTACATGTTTCTTCGGCCCAAGAGCACGATGGGCAAGCAGGGGTGGAACTGCTCTGGCAGCTGGAGCAAGCTTCTAATCGGCTCACCTTGATTCGAGCTGACCAAGCTTATAGCGGCTACTTTAAAGACTGTGCCCAGCTTTATGAGTGGTCAGTAGAGATCACGCAAAAGCCGGAAAGTCAAAGGGGATTTGTGCCCCAGAAAGGCAGATGGCAGGTAGAAAGAAGTTTCGCTTGGTTAAACTTCTTTCGCCGTTTGAGCAAGGATTATGAGAAAACTACCGCTTCTTCCCTCTGCTTTCTGCAGCTGGCTTTTATTGATATGCTTTTGGCAAGAGTACCTAACTAA
- a CDS encoding Rpn family recombination-promoting nuclease/putative transposase, giving the protein MAEFAERYINPFTDYGFKKLFGEEPNKDLLLDFLNVLLKEEQGEITDLTYLKSEHLGTSELDRKAIFDLYCENERGEKFIVELQKTKQNFFKDRTVYYATFPIREQAKRADWNYELKAVYTIAILDFVFDEDKNDPAKFRYDIKLTDTETKAVFYDKLTFIYLEMPKFNKTVEELESRFDKWLYVIRNLNRLEKVPDKLRERIFEKLFETAEIAKFTPEQVRSYEDSLKYYRDLKNSLDTAREEKAIEIARRALKMGLAVNDITELTGLSSQAIEHIKTNEG; this is encoded by the coding sequence ATGGCTGAATTTGCAGAACGATACATCAACCCCTTCACCGACTACGGCTTTAAAAAGCTGTTCGGGGAAGAACCCAACAAAGACCTACTTCTGGACTTCTTAAACGTGCTCTTAAAAGAAGAACAGGGAGAAATTACCGACTTAACGTACCTCAAGAGTGAACATTTAGGAACCAGCGAGTTAGACCGGAAAGCCATCTTCGATCTGTATTGTGAAAATGAAAGAGGTGAGAAGTTCATAGTAGAATTACAAAAAACCAAGCAAAACTTTTTTAAAGACCGAACGGTCTATTACGCTACCTTTCCCATCCGGGAACAGGCTAAACGGGCTGACTGGAATTATGAACTAAAAGCTGTTTATACCATTGCCATTCTGGACTTCGTTTTTGACGAAGACAAGAATGACCCGGCTAAGTTCCGCTATGACATCAAGTTAACTGATACGGAAACAAAAGCAGTATTTTACGACAAGCTCACTTTTATTTACCTAGAGATGCCCAAGTTTAACAAGACGGTTGAGGAACTGGAGAGCAGGTTTGACAAGTGGTTGTATGTGATCCGGAACCTTAATAGACTGGAGAAAGTGCCAGATAAGTTACGGGAACGTATTTTTGAAAAATTATTTGAAACCGCTGAAATCGCCAAATTTACGCCGGAACAGGTTCGCTCTTATGAAGATAGCTTGAAGTATTACCGGGACTTGAAGAACTCGCTGGATACAGCAAGAGAAGAAAAGGCAATAGAAATAGCTAGAAGAGCTTTAAAAATGGGCTTAGCAGTTAATGATATTACGGAACTAACCGGTTTAAGTAGTCAAGCAATTGAACACATAAAAACAAACGAGGGGTAA
- a CDS encoding MFS transporter, which produces MERVAAVNLVTEKISHIAPAKEVMAQINKQRFFLSLFFFLSGFNFASWASRIPTIKAALGLNEAELGSVLLTMPISSMIGLPLSGWLVTRFDTRVPLTIAFLINAGSLALIGTATTTIHLVTALFLFSLSTRIFNISMNTQAITLQKLFDRKINGSFHGLWSTGGIVGVGVTTLVISLGVSIVPHLVIVAGFTIVITFFASRYLLRNDRSVSRDKQALTKPDAYILYLGLLVFFAAICEGGMFDWSGIYFQKVIKEEVFTAGYLIFMSFMAFSRFVSDKIIEKIGMAPTYLMSSLCIFCGITLSIVWPSFWPAMVGFSLVGFGTAAVIPMTYTLAGASEKYSPGVAISLIASFGIVGMLLGPPLIGYLAHAFNLKISFIAFAFAGIMLIPVSRLFFRLSS; this is translated from the coding sequence ATGGAACGAGTAGCAGCAGTAAATTTAGTTACAGAAAAAATCAGCCATATTGCTCCTGCAAAAGAGGTAATGGCGCAAATAAACAAACAACGGTTTTTTCTGAGTTTATTTTTCTTTTTATCAGGCTTTAATTTTGCCAGCTGGGCTTCCCGTATACCCACTATTAAAGCCGCTTTAGGTTTAAACGAAGCTGAATTAGGCTCGGTGCTGCTTACCATGCCCATTAGTTCCATGATCGGCCTGCCATTGTCGGGTTGGTTGGTTACCCGCTTTGATACCCGGGTACCTTTAACCATTGCTTTTTTAATTAACGCGGGCAGCCTGGCTTTAATTGGTACGGCCACTACTACCATTCACCTGGTAACTGCCTTGTTTTTGTTCTCGTTAAGCACGCGTATTTTTAATATTTCCATGAATACGCAGGCCATTACCCTGCAAAAATTATTCGACCGCAAAATTAACGGTTCTTTTCATGGTTTGTGGAGCACGGGCGGTATTGTGGGCGTGGGTGTTACTACCCTGGTAATCAGCTTAGGTGTATCTATTGTGCCGCATTTAGTAATTGTGGCCGGTTTTACCATTGTAATTACCTTTTTTGCGTCCCGGTACTTACTGCGGAACGACCGCTCCGTTTCCCGCGACAAACAAGCACTTACCAAGCCAGATGCTTATATTTTATACTTGGGCCTGCTCGTGTTTTTTGCCGCCATCTGCGAAGGCGGTATGTTCGACTGGAGCGGTATCTATTTTCAGAAAGTAATTAAAGAAGAAGTGTTTACGGCCGGCTATTTAATTTTCATGTCTTTTATGGCTTTTTCGCGGTTCGTTTCAGATAAGATTATCGAGAAAATAGGCATGGCGCCTACTTACCTCATGAGTTCGTTGTGTATTTTCTGCGGCATTACGTTGTCCATTGTTTGGCCGAGTTTCTGGCCCGCCATGGTCGGTTTTTCGCTGGTAGGTTTTGGTACCGCGGCCGTTATTCCCATGACGTATACTTTGGCGGGTGCTTCCGAAAAATATTCGCCCGGGGTAGCAATTTCGTTAATTGCTTCTTTTGGTATTGTGGGTATGTTGCTGGGGCCGCCCTTAATTGGTTACCTGGCGCACGCCTTTAATTTAAAAATTTCGTTTATCGCTTTTGCTTTTGCCGGCATTATGCTTATTCCGGTATCGCGATTGTTTTTCAGGTTAAGCAGCTAA
- a CDS encoding entericidin translates to MKKLLFLFMAAGALTFTSCDSKKENAVEDKAEMKEEATEDAAEGNADAAEDAAEATKDSVDAVDPQ, encoded by the coding sequence ATGAAAAAATTATTGTTCTTATTTATGGCCGCCGGCGCCTTAACTTTTACATCCTGCGATTCTAAAAAAGAAAATGCGGTAGAAGATAAAGCCGAAATGAAAGAAGAGGCAACTGAAGATGCTGCTGAAGGAAATGCAGATGCTGCGGAAGACGCGGCGGAAGCCACCAAAGACAGTGTGGATGCGGTTGATCCGCAGTAA
- the murQ gene encoding N-acetylmuramic acid 6-phosphate etherase, which translates to MSTTETASNFNHLENMSLNELLTSINQEDKTVPLAVEKAIPQIEALVRAVVVKMRAGGRLFYIGAGTSGRLGIVDASECPPTYGVPHGLVVGIIAGGDTAIRKAVEYAEDDLNQAWQDLQAHTITDEDVLVGIAASGRTPYVIGGLEMARQHGLTTGCIVCNANSKVAAAAEYPVEIITGPEFVTGSTRMKAGTAQKLALNMLTTATMIQLGHVKGNKMVDMQLSNHKLVDRAIRMVMEELRVDAAKATALINQYGNVRAAIENYPK; encoded by the coding sequence ATGAGCACCACCGAAACCGCCTCCAACTTTAATCACCTGGAAAATATGTCGTTAAACGAATTACTGACCAGCATTAACCAGGAAGATAAAACGGTACCGCTGGCCGTAGAAAAAGCCATTCCGCAAATAGAAGCGTTGGTAAGAGCCGTGGTGGTGAAAATGCGCGCCGGGGGCCGGTTGTTTTACATTGGTGCCGGTACCAGCGGCCGACTGGGTATTGTGGATGCCTCGGAGTGTCCGCCTACATACGGGGTACCGCACGGTTTGGTAGTTGGTATTATTGCGGGCGGCGACACCGCCATCCGGAAAGCCGTGGAATACGCCGAAGACGATCTTAACCAAGCCTGGCAGGATTTACAAGCCCACACCATTACCGATGAAGACGTGTTAGTGGGCATTGCGGCTTCCGGCAGAACGCCGTACGTGATTGGCGGATTGGAAATGGCGCGGCAACACGGTTTAACGACGGGTTGTATTGTGTGTAATGCCAACTCCAAAGTAGCCGCCGCCGCCGAGTACCCCGTGGAAATTATAACGGGTCCGGAGTTTGTAACCGGTAGTACCCGCATGAAAGCCGGCACGGCCCAGAAATTAGCCTTAAACATGCTCACCACCGCCACCATGATTCAGCTGGGCCACGTGAAAGGCAACAAAATGGTAGACATGCAGCTCTCAAATCACAAGCTAGTAGACCGCGCCATCCGGATGGTAATGGAGGAGTTGCGGGTAGATGCGGCCAAAGCCACGGCTTTGATTAACCAATATGGCAACGTACGTGCCGCCATTGAAAATTACCCGAAGTAA
- a CDS encoding MarR family winged helix-turn-helix transcriptional regulator has protein sequence MKPEETVDYNVKVCWHAIARMYNLQAAKFGITTSIGFVLLNIHPQEGTPATKIAPKMGLEARSLTRILKSMEEDGLIYKAGDSVDKRSVRIFLTEKGLEKKELARQTVRTFNLKVREQIPENDLAVFFKVINQINVLIDSKKIYK, from the coding sequence ATGAAACCCGAAGAAACCGTTGATTATAACGTAAAAGTATGCTGGCATGCCATTGCGCGCATGTACAATTTGCAAGCAGCTAAGTTTGGTATTACCACCTCTATTGGTTTTGTTCTGTTAAATATTCATCCGCAGGAAGGTACGCCGGCTACCAAAATTGCGCCTAAAATGGGTTTAGAAGCGCGTAGTTTAACCCGCATTTTAAAAAGTATGGAAGAAGACGGCTTGATATACAAAGCCGGCGATTCCGTAGACAAACGTTCCGTCCGGATTTTTCTAACGGAGAAAGGTTTAGAGAAAAAAGAACTGGCCCGGCAAACCGTTAGAACCTTTAATCTTAAAGTGCGCGAGCAAATTCCCGAAAATGATTTAGCCGTCTTTTTTAAAGTAATCAACCAAATCAACGTCTTAATCGATAGTAAAAAGATTTATAAATAG
- a CDS encoding cytochrome b5 domain-containing protein translates to MENVKELPEYTKHQLALRNGQDRDEIWIAYEGNIYDVKKSRLWRDGNHYEHWAGQDLTEELQDAPHADYVFDKFAIIGRLKK, encoded by the coding sequence ATGGAAAATGTAAAAGAACTCCCGGAATATACCAAACACCAACTTGCGTTACGCAACGGTCAGGATCGCGACGAGATTTGGATTGCGTACGAAGGCAATATTTACGACGTAAAAAAATCACGGCTCTGGCGCGACGGCAACCATTACGAACACTGGGCCGGCCAGGACCTAACCGAAGAACTGCAAGACGCCCCGCACGCCGATTACGTGTTCGATAAATTTGCAATAATCGGCCGCTTAAAAAAGTAA
- a CDS encoding formimidoylglutamase has product MNLAIFFEPLPEEFYQPHSNPKTFGASIDLFIHKFPEWRQADIALLGINEIRGTGQENNPENRPATAVRRQLYALKKGTGRYKIVDLGDLLPGITLEDTYLRIKEIVENLISQNTLPIIIGGSHDLDYGQFLAYENLDKAINLVTIDSHMDMSEEPGTLPYRQHLQRILLHEPNYLFSLSQIAYQSYFVEQEVAVVLEKLHFETVRLGQVHTNIQEVEPVVRHADMISFDIRALKHNDAPGYEPANPFGLTGEEACQLCWYAGLNDTLSSFGIYDYSPALDVRQVTAATIAVMLWYFVEGYYHRKNETDFTSNKFLKYAIGFHDNPNKMVFYKSKVSDKWWMEVEPLRSEKQAKIIPCSYEDYLLAAKGEIPNRWILTQSRLA; this is encoded by the coding sequence ATGAATTTAGCTATTTTCTTTGAGCCGTTACCGGAAGAATTTTACCAGCCGCACAGCAATCCCAAAACCTTTGGTGCCAGTATTGATTTGTTTATTCATAAATTTCCGGAATGGCGCCAGGCGGATATTGCGCTACTGGGAATAAACGAAATCCGGGGCACCGGGCAGGAAAACAATCCGGAAAATCGACCGGCTACCGCAGTAAGACGCCAGTTATACGCCCTTAAAAAAGGAACCGGCCGGTATAAAATTGTGGATCTGGGTGATTTGCTGCCTGGCATAACGTTAGAAGATACTTACCTGCGCATTAAAGAAATCGTCGAAAATTTAATTAGCCAGAACACCTTACCGATCATTATCGGGGGCAGCCACGATTTAGATTACGGGCAGTTTCTGGCCTACGAAAACCTGGATAAAGCCATTAACCTGGTTACGATTGACTCGCACATGGATATGAGTGAAGAACCCGGAACCTTACCGTACCGCCAGCATTTACAACGTATTTTGTTGCACGAGCCTAATTACTTATTCAGCTTAAGCCAGATTGCCTACCAGTCGTATTTTGTAGAACAGGAAGTAGCCGTAGTTCTGGAAAAACTGCATTTCGAAACGGTGCGGCTGGGCCAGGTACACACCAACATCCAGGAAGTAGAACCCGTGGTACGGCACGCCGATATGATTAGTTTTGATATCCGGGCTTTAAAACATAACGATGCTCCAGGCTACGAACCGGCTAATCCCTTTGGTTTAACCGGCGAAGAAGCCTGCCAATTGTGCTGGTACGCCGGCCTGAACGATACGCTGAGTTCTTTCGGCATTTACGATTACAGCCCGGCTTTAGACGTACGCCAGGTAACGGCCGCTACTATAGCGGTAATGCTTTGGTATTTTGTAGAAGGCTATTACCACCGTAAAAACGAAACCGACTTTACCAGCAACAAATTTTTAAAATACGCCATTGGTTTCCACGATAACCCGAACAAAATGGTGTTTTACAAAAGCAAGGTGAGCGATAAATGGTGGATGGAAGTAGAACCGCTCCGCTCCGAAAAGCAGGCTAAAATAATACCCTGTTCGTACGAAGATTATTTGCTGGCGGCCAAAGGCGAAATACCGAACCGCTGGATTTTAACCCAGTCGCGGCTGGCTTAG
- a CDS encoding VOC family protein, with the protein MLGLRTTIYQVGDLHKAKEWYSQAFETTPYFDQPFYVGFDIAGYELGLQPEEKPTTEKPESVVTYWGVHHIQEEYNRLLALGAQENEKPYNVGGEIVTATVKDPWGNVIGLIYNPEFKVR; encoded by the coding sequence ATGTTAGGATTACGAACAACCATCTACCAGGTCGGCGACCTCCACAAAGCGAAAGAATGGTACTCCCAGGCTTTTGAAACCACTCCGTATTTCGATCAACCGTTTTACGTAGGTTTTGATATTGCGGGCTATGAACTTGGTCTGCAACCAGAAGAGAAACCCACTACGGAAAAACCAGAAAGTGTGGTCACTTACTGGGGAGTACACCACATACAAGAGGAATATAACCGGTTACTGGCATTAGGCGCTCAGGAAAACGAAAAACCGTACAATGTGGGCGGCGAAATTGTAACCGCCACGGTTAAAGATCCGTGGGGCAATGTGATTGGTTTAATTTATAACCCTGAGTTTAAAGTAAGGTAA